In the genome of Desulfofarcimen acetoxidans DSM 771, one region contains:
- a CDS encoding DUF3147 family protein, with protein sequence MPDISLTPVIIRFFFGGSAVVASTIIARTFGGRLGGIFAAFPAVYIAASLTLSLQYKNNDLLVMSRHISQGALVGMLANIICAISANKLIVSKGWQKGLTLALLIWLLAASIFYFTWQLLL encoded by the coding sequence ATGCCTGACATTTCTTTAACTCCGGTTATTATCAGATTTTTTTTTGGTGGGAGTGCCGTGGTAGCTTCTACAATTATAGCCAGAACTTTCGGTGGCCGTCTGGGTGGTATTTTTGCCGCTTTTCCCGCCGTATATATAGCAGCCTCACTAACTCTTAGCCTGCAATATAAAAACAATGATCTGCTGGTTATGTCGAGACATATTTCCCAGGGTGCTCTGGTCGGCATGCTGGCCAATATTATTTGCGCCATATCCGCAAACAAATTAATAGTATCAAAGGGTTGGCAAAAAGGATTAACACTGGCTCTATTAATATGGTTATTAGCTGCTTCAATATTTTATTTCACCTGGCAACTATTATTATAA
- a CDS encoding DUF3147 family protein, whose amino-acid sequence MSPYIKDLVLRFFLGGSAVAACYIVLQLLPWKSFAGIFAAFPAVMVAAVIMAGISGGSHYAAEVALGATAGMLGCTVCVLVAIIIMTYLHIWAAALVISLLAWLISSIIFINLMKRHFYKSNSSG is encoded by the coding sequence ATGAGTCCCTATATAAAGGATTTAGTTCTACGCTTTTTCTTAGGCGGCAGCGCAGTAGCCGCTTGCTACATTGTTCTGCAACTACTCCCTTGGAAATCCTTTGCAGGTATTTTTGCAGCCTTCCCGGCTGTAATGGTAGCAGCTGTAATTATGGCAGGCATATCCGGAGGATCTCATTATGCCGCTGAAGTAGCTCTGGGCGCAACAGCCGGAATGCTTGGCTGTACAGTTTGCGTTTTAGTAGCAATTATAATTATGACCTATCTGCACATCTGGGCTGCCGCTTTGGTTATTTCCCTTTTAGCCTGGCTAATAAGTTCAATTATATTCATAAATTTGATGAAGAGGCACTTTTACAAAAGTAACTCTTCAGGTTAG
- a CDS encoding GerAB/ArcD/ProY family transporter, which yields MLEKGIISTNQFIWMLFIIITSVAFLQAPTLVVTYTERDAWLSVTGGWLLDVFLATVYAYMGIRFAGQNLVQYSITILGKYMGRLVGSIFVLFFLMVGILLQSAMTQVIISILLPRSPFVFIMTIMFIISSYAARNGIEIIARVSELLGPFYIFSIVLIGLIAIPNINIERLKPQLEHGLQPIMSGSLFMLCFYGICIIMTMFIPLCNKPENGFIAKVQAISLGAIFVGIVVIVSIGAFGLDFAQRAYAPIYQITRMLNIRIEIIFLLIAIGSGIIASAMMIWSFSLGISNIMGLSTYKPLIYPASIISLGLGLNFQNNVELLHYIQNTFPSVAIIVELVLVPILLIVAIALKKHG from the coding sequence ATGCTTGAAAAAGGAATTATTAGTACCAACCAGTTTATCTGGATGCTTTTTATAATTATTACCTCGGTTGCTTTCCTGCAGGCACCCACACTGGTGGTTACTTATACAGAACGTGATGCCTGGTTATCAGTAACAGGTGGTTGGTTATTGGATGTTTTTCTGGCAACAGTTTATGCTTATATGGGAATTCGATTTGCCGGTCAGAACCTTGTTCAATACAGTATTACTATTCTTGGCAAATATATGGGAAGATTAGTCGGGAGTATATTTGTTTTATTTTTTTTAATGGTTGGTATACTTTTGCAAAGTGCTATGACTCAGGTAATTATAAGCATACTTTTACCAAGATCTCCGTTTGTATTTATAATGACAATCATGTTCATTATATCTTCTTACGCTGCACGGAATGGAATTGAAATTATTGCCAGGGTTTCTGAGCTTCTTGGTCCTTTTTATATTTTTTCAATAGTACTTATAGGATTAATCGCAATTCCCAATATAAATATTGAGAGGCTTAAACCACAGTTGGAGCATGGTCTTCAACCTATAATGTCAGGCTCGCTTTTTATGTTATGTTTTTATGGAATTTGTATTATTATGACCATGTTCATTCCACTCTGCAACAAACCTGAAAATGGTTTTATTGCTAAGGTTCAGGCTATTAGTCTGGGAGCTATTTTTGTTGGTATTGTTGTTATCGTCTCAATTGGTGCTTTTGGTTTAGATTTTGCACAAAGAGCTTATGCACCGATTTATCAAATAACAAGAATGCTAAATATAAGAATAGAGATTATTTTTTTACTTATAGCTATTGGTTCAGGAATTATTGCTTCCGCTATGATGATTTGGTCCTTCAGTCTAGGCATATCCAATATTATGGGGTTAAGTACTTATAAACCACTTATATACCCGGCATCTATTATTTCTTTAGGCTTAGGTCTGAATTTTCAAAATAATGTAGAACTCTTACATTATATACAAAATACTTTTCCGTCTGTGGCTATAATTGTAGAACTAGTTTTGGTGCCTATTTTACTTATTGTAGCCATAGCGCTTAAAAAGCATGGATAA
- a CDS encoding iron-sulfur cluster assembly scaffold protein: MYNDIIMDHFQNPRNIGEIVDADGIGIEGDPACGDHLRLYIKVKDNRLADIKVKVFGCAAAIACSSMLTELAMGKHLDDAMMMHSDDVLEALGGLPEDKGHCSNLGVGALKEAIWDYVFKRQMR; encoded by the coding sequence GTGTATAATGACATAATAATGGATCATTTTCAAAACCCTCGTAATATAGGTGAAATAGTTGATGCTGATGGTATTGGTATTGAGGGTGACCCTGCTTGCGGTGACCATTTAAGGTTATACATTAAGGTTAAAGACAACCGTTTGGCAGACATAAAAGTAAAGGTCTTTGGTTGTGCGGCAGCGATAGCCTGCAGCAGCATGCTGACAGAATTAGCTATGGGCAAGCATTTAGATGATGCTATGATGATGCATAGTGATGATGTGCTGGAAGCTCTGGGAGGACTCCCGGAGGATAAGGGACACTGTTCTAATTTAGGAGTAGGTGCGTTAAAAGAAGCAATCTGGGATTATGTGTTCAAAAGGCAAATGCGTTAA
- the rd gene encoding rubredoxin: MYVDTRALFKLSYGLYIVTSKIADRYNGQIANTVFQISGTPNTIAVSINKNNLTNEFIRESKLFVVSVLSQESPLSLIGHFGFKSGRDIDKLAGVKYEITENGIPYITQTTLSYMEARVFQEVDAGTHTIFIGELIGAEIFGEGIPMTYDYYHKLKSGIISSTSAGVAEPVIEEVNKTDKYECNVCGYIYDPIEGDPDAGIAAGTAFDDLPADWVCPVCGAGKDKFSKV, from the coding sequence ATGTATGTGGATACACGAGCGCTTTTTAAACTCAGTTACGGTTTGTACATTGTTACATCAAAAATTGCGGATCGGTATAATGGGCAGATTGCAAATACTGTTTTTCAAATCTCCGGTACACCGAATACGATAGCTGTCAGTATTAATAAGAACAACCTTACAAATGAATTTATACGTGAGAGTAAATTATTTGTAGTTTCAGTACTTTCTCAGGAGAGTCCACTGTCCTTGATTGGCCATTTTGGCTTTAAATCAGGACGTGATATTGATAAGTTAGCCGGTGTAAAGTATGAAATAACTGAAAACGGCATACCATATATTACACAAACTACTTTATCTTATATGGAAGCCAGAGTATTTCAAGAAGTGGATGCCGGAACTCATACTATTTTTATCGGGGAGTTAATTGGTGCCGAGATATTTGGAGAAGGTATTCCTATGACTTATGATTATTATCATAAGTTAAAGTCGGGGATTATTTCTTCAACTTCTGCCGGTGTGGCTGAACCGGTAATAGAAGAGGTAAACAAAACCGATAAATATGAATGTAATGTATGTGGCTATATTTACGACCCCATTGAAGGTGATCCGGACGCTGGGATTGCTGCCGGTACTGCATTTGACGATCTTCCCGCAGATTGGGTATGTCCTGTTTGCGGAGCCGGTAAGGATAAATTCAGTAAAGTATAA
- a CDS encoding desulfoferrodoxin — translation MTKLLQIYKCNVCGNIVEVVNTGRGQLVCCQQNMELKTENTQDAAKEKHVPVVEILGNKVTVKVGSVTHPMEVKHYIEWIEVIADGKAYMQFLNPGDVPEAEFEVTGENITARAYCNLHGLWKA, via the coding sequence GTGACTAAATTATTGCAAATTTATAAGTGTAATGTATGTGGAAATATTGTTGAGGTTGTAAACACCGGCAGAGGGCAATTAGTTTGCTGCCAGCAGAATATGGAGTTGAAAACCGAGAACACACAGGATGCGGCTAAAGAAAAACACGTTCCGGTTGTTGAAATTTTAGGCAACAAGGTAACCGTTAAAGTCGGCAGTGTAACCCATCCTATGGAAGTAAAGCATTACATTGAGTGGATTGAAGTAATTGCCGATGGTAAAGCATATATGCAATTTCTAAATCCCGGTGATGTTCCAGAGGCAGAATTTGAAGTTACAGGTGAAAATATTACAGCCAGAGCATATTGTAATTTGCACGGTCTTTGGAAAGCTTAA
- the rbr gene encoding rubrerythrin — protein sequence MSIKGTQTEKNLLMAFAGESQARNRYTYFAAKAKKEGYEQISAIFLETAEHEKEHAKRFFKFLEGGDLEITAAFPAGIISDTAANLRSAASGENHEYSHLYPEFAKVAEEEGFPIIAAVFRAVMVAETYHEKRFLSLLANIEQDKVFKREQAVIWKCRNCGNLHEGTEAPDSCPACAHPKSFFEIKADNY from the coding sequence ATGAGTATAAAGGGAACTCAGACTGAGAAAAATTTGTTAATGGCTTTTGCAGGTGAGTCGCAGGCCAGGAACCGCTACACATATTTTGCTGCTAAGGCCAAAAAGGAAGGTTATGAGCAAATTTCAGCTATATTTCTGGAAACAGCCGAACACGAAAAAGAACACGCCAAACGATTTTTTAAGTTTTTGGAGGGTGGAGATTTAGAGATTACTGCTGCTTTTCCTGCCGGTATTATTTCTGATACAGCTGCTAATTTAAGGAGTGCAGCTTCAGGTGAGAATCACGAATACTCGCATTTATATCCGGAATTTGCAAAAGTTGCTGAAGAAGAAGGCTTTCCGATTATTGCCGCGGTTTTTAGGGCAGTTATGGTGGCCGAGACATATCACGAGAAAAGATTTTTGAGCTTGCTGGCAAATATTGAGCAGGATAAAGTGTTTAAACGTGAACAAGCGGTAATATGGAAATGCCGGAATTGCGGCAATTTGCATGAAGGTACTGAAGCACCGGATTCTTGTCCTGCTTGTGCCCATCCCAAAAGCTTTTTTGAAATAAAAGCTGACAATTACTAA
- a CDS encoding spore coat protein, whose product MAAELGAHESVQLHEVLTCLVDGINKFQLYRPHVQDPQLRSILDKQIGFMNQEYNNMVQTVIHHSKGEAIPYRRVKNITPSYGLKNPSPLTPNTSADEMDDRDVSSGMLGAHKASAVLKMTASLEFADPTIRRMLQQGAINCSEQAFEIWYYMNQRGYYQVPTMKQMTTQTMINSFNTGHVPQYS is encoded by the coding sequence ATGGCTGCAGAATTGGGAGCACATGAATCTGTTCAATTGCATGAAGTTTTAACATGTTTAGTTGATGGGATTAATAAGTTTCAGCTTTATAGACCACATGTGCAGGATCCTCAATTGCGTTCTATCTTGGATAAACAGATTGGCTTTATGAATCAGGAATATAACAACATGGTTCAAACAGTAATTCACCACAGTAAAGGTGAAGCTATTCCATATCGCAGGGTAAAAAATATAACTCCTTCATATGGACTAAAGAATCCGTCACCCCTAACTCCAAATACTTCAGCAGATGAAATGGATGACAGAGATGTTAGCAGCGGAATGCTGGGGGCTCATAAAGCATCCGCAGTGCTTAAAATGACTGCTTCTTTAGAATTTGCAGACCCTACAATCAGACGCATGTTACAGCAAGGTGCCATTAACTGCAGTGAACAGGCTTTTGAGATCTGGTATTATATGAATCAGAGAGGTTATTACCAGGTACCGACAATGAAGCAAATGACTACCCAAACAATGATTAATAGTTTCAATACGGGCCATGTTCCACAATATAGTTGA
- the crcB gene encoding fluoride efflux transporter CrcB, translated as MYVNDALLVGIGGFLGANSRYLLSKIINKYWKKSYPIATFLINILGSFLLGLVVMHPVASKILQADLKYGIGIGFMGAFTTFSTFEFEVLQLVENKKIFIASLYIVLSFLIGFILAWFASQNI; from the coding sequence ATGTATGTGAATGATGCTCTGTTGGTTGGAATTGGCGGCTTTTTGGGCGCTAACAGCAGATATTTATTAAGTAAAATAATAAATAAATATTGGAAAAAAAGTTATCCTATAGCTACATTTTTAATTAATATATTGGGGAGTTTTTTGTTAGGACTTGTAGTCATGCACCCAGTAGCCAGCAAGATTTTACAAGCTGACTTGAAATACGGGATAGGTATAGGTTTTATGGGTGCTTTTACAACGTTTTCAACTTTTGAGTTTGAAGTCCTGCAGCTGGTAGAAAATAAAAAGATCTTTATTGCCTCTCTATACATCGTCTTAAGTTTTCTTATAGGTTTTATTCTTGCCTGGTTTGCATCGCAAAATATATAA
- a CDS encoding fluoride efflux transporter FluC, producing the protein MKSILSVGVGGTIGALARYYFTVPLNSNSWFPFGTFAVNMIGSFILVFFLTVILEYIQSTSYLVLAVSTGFVGAFTTFSSLSVEAVKIAQYSPVNSLLYICSSFVFGFILAFIGRLTGKVLIANLKRETESTEGADVCE; encoded by the coding sequence ATGAAAAGTATATTAAGTGTAGGTGTCGGTGGTACCATAGGTGCACTCGCAAGATATTATTTTACTGTTCCTTTAAATTCAAACAGCTGGTTTCCCTTCGGGACATTTGCAGTTAATATGATAGGAAGCTTTATACTTGTCTTTTTTTTAACTGTGATATTGGAATATATACAAAGCACGTCTTATCTTGTACTGGCTGTATCAACAGGTTTTGTCGGAGCTTTTACAACATTTTCTTCTCTGAGTGTCGAGGCAGTAAAAATAGCTCAGTATTCTCCGGTTAATAGTTTACTATATATTTGTTCCAGTTTTGTATTTGGTTTTATTTTAGCTTTTATAGGCAGATTAACTGGAAAGGTATTAATAGCCAATCTAAAGAGAGAAACGGAGAGCACAGAAGGGGCTGATGTATGTGAATGA
- a CDS encoding universal stress protein: protein MSYKILVAFDGSDGSVNAANFGFNMAYYLPDVIIEVITVFTFTEEEAFFLGVNPEMFYKSEKEKAEKINSIFLKKTDTNNIPFSLSVLDGNPAKEIVKYAIEEGFNHIIMGSRGWGKIRKLLMGSVCKKVLENSHCSVTVVK from the coding sequence ATGAGTTATAAAATATTAGTTGCTTTTGACGGCTCTGATGGTTCCGTGAACGCGGCGAATTTTGGTTTTAATATGGCTTATTATTTACCGGACGTTATTATAGAGGTAATAACAGTTTTTACCTTTACTGAGGAAGAGGCATTTTTTTTAGGTGTTAATCCAGAAATGTTTTATAAATCTGAAAAAGAAAAAGCGGAAAAAATTAACTCTATATTTTTAAAAAAAACTGATACTAACAATATCCCTTTTAGTTTAAGTGTCTTAGATGGCAATCCTGCTAAAGAAATAGTTAAATATGCTATTGAAGAAGGGTTTAATCATATTATCATGGGATCAAGGGGCTGGGGAAAAATAAGAAAGCTTCTGATGGGGAGTGTTTGCAAGAAGGTTCTGGAAAATTCACATTGCTCAGTAACAGTAGTAAAATAA
- a CDS encoding FG-GAP repeat domain-containing protein, translating into MMITFDYKQGDVNGDKIPDIIYLTGNKTPDSPFVQDITLVIIDGKNDNVYKIPLETNAGYNPTLFLGDFTGDDTLDILVSMDSGGSGGVQYHYVYSFLNNKPKILFNYNDFNRTYKYKVIYRDYYKVDIISITLNTIYTIDIKYKGQDYLSEIYYENGKLKKPIEGWVNPLSSLWPIDIERNGTYELYAVQRIAGRYNADALGYVETILQWNGFKFIPFQQYVAIFGKEISK; encoded by the coding sequence ATGATGATAACATTTGATTACAAACAAGGAGACGTAAACGGTGATAAAATTCCTGATATAATTTATTTAACTGGCAACAAGACACCTGATAGTCCCTTTGTTCAAGACATCACGTTAGTTATAATTGACGGCAAAAACGACAATGTTTATAAAATACCTCTTGAAACCAATGCGGGCTATAACCCAACACTTTTTTTAGGTGATTTTACCGGAGATGATACTCTTGACATTTTAGTAAGTATGGATTCAGGGGGTAGTGGAGGTGTACAATATCACTACGTATATTCGTTTTTAAATAATAAACCGAAAATACTATTTAATTATAATGATTTTAACAGAACATACAAGTACAAAGTAATTTACAGAGACTATTATAAGGTCGACATAATAAGCATAACCTTAAATACAATATATACAATAGATATAAAATATAAAGGTCAGGATTATTTATCAGAAATATATTATGAAAACGGTAAGCTTAAAAAACCTATAGAAGGATGGGTAAATCCTCTAAGCAGCCTGTGGCCTATTGATATTGAAAGGAATGGAACTTATGAATTATATGCTGTGCAACGTATTGCAGGCAGATATAATGCGGATGCTTTAGGTTATGTTGAGACAATATTACAATGGAATGGTTTTAAATTTATTCCCTTTCAACAATATGTCGCGATATTTGGCAAAGAAATATCAAAATAA
- a CDS encoding diguanylate cyclase, whose protein sequence is MFRQLFVNFTIIISAISITAHMFREKELVHSSPISSRIIFGICSGVLGIILMIFSIQVLPNIIVDFRNVAAIWSAIYGGPVSAIITCMIIGSFRVLYFGLTDSSIAALINISFMAIGFSFICRQSFSMRKKYAICVIYAIFISSIAFYLVLTNNNVLVKVLLYFSIGTIIVTYFMYYLTEFHIKLNSLYRKFRSEAKQDFLTGLNNVRGFDEEINFLMNNSKQTSHVVSLLFIDIDFFKKINDTYGHIAGDAILIELADLLPKLCSYKDTVSRNGGEEFSIILRDCPLSKAIEVAERIRSIIEKYPFKLLNNNIINITVSIGVANYPDTIDEINKLIEKADTSLYKAKRTGRNKVSIIQDDEGLCPNT, encoded by the coding sequence ATGTTTAGACAATTATTTGTTAACTTTACAATTATTATATCAGCAATAAGCATAACTGCCCATATGTTTAGAGAAAAGGAACTGGTTCATTCATCTCCAATTAGTAGCCGAATTATTTTTGGAATATGTTCAGGAGTATTAGGAATTATATTGATGATCTTTAGTATTCAAGTTTTACCTAATATTATTGTTGATTTCCGAAATGTCGCTGCTATATGGTCAGCTATTTATGGTGGGCCTGTATCGGCTATAATAACTTGTATGATAATAGGAAGCTTTAGAGTTCTATACTTCGGTCTAACAGATTCCTCCATAGCAGCATTAATTAATATTAGTTTTATGGCAATTGGATTCAGTTTTATATGTAGACAGTCTTTCAGTATGCGGAAAAAGTATGCAATATGTGTAATCTATGCTATATTTATTAGCTCTATCGCATTTTATCTAGTATTAACGAATAATAACGTGTTAGTAAAGGTTCTGCTTTATTTCTCTATTGGAACTATAATAGTAACTTATTTTATGTATTATCTTACTGAGTTTCATATAAAATTAAATTCCTTATACAGGAAATTTAGGTCTGAGGCAAAACAAGACTTTTTAACCGGTTTAAATAATGTACGTGGTTTTGACGAGGAAATTAACTTCTTAATGAATAATAGTAAACAAACAAGTCATGTAGTATCTCTATTGTTTATAGATATTGATTTCTTTAAAAAAATAAATGATACTTATGGTCATATAGCAGGTGATGCTATTTTAATAGAACTAGCCGATCTACTGCCAAAACTGTGTAGCTACAAAGATACAGTTTCTCGAAACGGTGGTGAAGAATTTTCTATAATTCTCCGTGATTGCCCTCTAAGTAAGGCTATCGAAGTTGCTGAACGTATAAGGAGTATCATAGAAAAGTATCCATTTAAGTTATTAAATAACAACATTATTAATATTACAGTTTCTATTGGTGTAGCTAATTATCCTGATACTATAGATGAAATAAATAAACTCATAGAAAAGGCCGATACCTCACTATACAAAGCTAAGAGGACAGGTAGAAATAAGGTTTCAATAATTCAGGATGATGAAGGTTTATGCCCTAATACTTAG
- the ppsA gene encoding phosphoenolpyruvate synthase: MNSYVLSFREIDKTKLMVVGGKGLNLGELSRIEGIRVPEGFCVTTGAYKSTISHNKEYNALVDQLSTLRVDDRKRIGEISGKIRGFIEEIGIAGNIEEEIIRYLLKFGEEYAYAVRSSATAEDLPLASFAGQQDTYLNIKGRDAILKHIRKCWASLFTDRAVIYRMQNGFDHRKVFLSVVIQRMLFPRASGIMFTADPVISNRKVISIDASLGLGEALVSGLVNADIYKVRDGRICNKTISTKKLAVYALKEGGTEEREIEPEQQNIQTLTDEQILRLEGMGRKIEAFFGFPQDIEWCLYEDTFYVVQSRPITTLYPVPDLNDGQNHIYTSIGHQQMMTDAIKPLGISFFQLLSDEVPLRKAGGRLFFDLTHDLASPIGREIILRTWGKADPLMHNAILNLMKRKAFVKSLPRGKRYIRMGTEGLSWALPIQAIKIYRKNDVTLIQNLISHNEASVRDLQQRIANVSGDELFAFIVEDHKQLKEIMYNPRGMGAIIVGVLAANWINKKMEKWLGEKNVADTLSQSVANNVTSEMGLALLDVSDVVRQYPAVIDYFHHASDETFFVDLSKLEGGNAVSESLQSFLEKYGMRCSGEIDITRPRWSEQPTALIPMILSNIKNFQPNARGVKFDHGRLEAEQKEQDLLSRLEQLPGGQQKAQKTKKVISVLRNFIGYREYPKYAFIQRYYIYKQALLKEAVKLVQKGVIREKEDIYYLSFEELREVARTNRLDYSVITKRKEEYEVYEKLTPPRVMTSEGEVISGEYNTGNIPQGALPGIPVSTGIIEGRARVVLKMADAIIEDGDILVTTFTDPSWTPLFVSVKGLVTEVGGLMTHGAVIAREYGLPAVVSVENATKLIKDGQRIRVNGTEGYVEKL; this comes from the coding sequence ATGAATTCATATGTACTCAGTTTCCGGGAAATCGATAAAACAAAGCTCATGGTCGTCGGGGGCAAAGGCTTAAACTTGGGGGAACTATCAAGGATTGAAGGAATACGGGTGCCGGAGGGCTTTTGTGTTACCACCGGGGCTTATAAAAGTACGATTAGCCACAACAAGGAGTATAACGCATTGGTAGATCAATTATCAACTCTAAGGGTGGACGATAGGAAAAGGATCGGTGAAATCAGTGGGAAAATCCGTGGATTTATCGAAGAGATAGGGATTGCCGGGAACATTGAGGAAGAAATCATTCGCTATCTCTTAAAATTTGGCGAGGAGTATGCTTATGCCGTGCGTTCCAGTGCCACGGCAGAGGATTTGCCGCTGGCATCTTTTGCGGGCCAGCAGGATACTTACTTGAATATTAAGGGAAGGGATGCGATTTTAAAGCATATCCGCAAGTGCTGGGCTTCTTTGTTCACAGACCGGGCGGTGATCTACCGCATGCAAAACGGTTTCGACCACCGCAAGGTCTTTCTTTCAGTTGTCATCCAGCGGATGCTTTTCCCTCGGGCTTCAGGGATTATGTTTACGGCAGATCCTGTCATCTCCAACAGGAAAGTGATTTCCATCGACGCCAGCCTCGGGCTTGGTGAGGCTCTTGTCTCCGGCCTGGTGAATGCTGATATCTATAAGGTGCGGGACGGAAGAATATGTAATAAGACAATATCCACCAAGAAATTGGCTGTCTATGCATTGAAAGAAGGCGGGACGGAGGAACGGGAGATTGAACCCGAGCAGCAAAACATACAGACGCTAACAGACGAGCAGATTTTACGGCTTGAGGGCATGGGGAGGAAGATTGAAGCATTTTTTGGTTTCCCCCAGGATATTGAATGGTGTCTTTATGAAGATACTTTCTATGTAGTGCAAAGTCGTCCTATTACTACTTTATACCCTGTACCGGACCTTAACGATGGGCAGAACCATATCTATACGTCAATAGGCCACCAGCAGATGATGACAGACGCCATTAAACCATTGGGCATATCCTTCTTTCAATTATTATCTGATGAGGTTCCACTGCGCAAAGCCGGAGGAAGGCTGTTCTTTGATTTGACACATGATCTGGCTTCCCCGATTGGACGGGAGATAATACTCAGAACTTGGGGCAAAGCTGATCCTCTAATGCACAATGCTATCTTGAACTTAATGAAGCGAAAAGCTTTTGTGAAATCATTGCCACGCGGAAAAAGATACATCAGAATGGGAACAGAGGGACTATCCTGGGCACTTCCTATTCAGGCTATCAAAATCTATCGCAAAAATGACGTGACGCTGATACAAAACCTAATATCCCACAACGAAGCGTCTGTAAGAGATCTTCAGCAAAGGATCGCCAACGTATCTGGAGATGAACTGTTTGCCTTTATTGTAGAGGACCATAAACAATTAAAAGAAATCATGTATAATCCACGAGGTATGGGAGCGATTATTGTTGGGGTGTTGGCAGCAAATTGGATTAATAAGAAAATGGAAAAGTGGCTGGGCGAAAAGAACGTAGCTGACACACTTTCCCAATCGGTAGCTAACAATGTTACATCCGAAATGGGGCTTGCGTTGTTGGATGTATCGGATGTCGTCCGGCAATACCCAGCGGTGATAGATTATTTTCATCATGCCAGTGATGAGACCTTTTTTGTGGATTTGTCCAAATTGGAAGGCGGTAATGCTGTCAGTGAATCCCTACAGTCGTTTTTGGAAAAATACGGTATGCGTTGTTCCGGTGAGATCGATATCACCAGACCGCGTTGGAGCGAACAGCCAACTGCACTCATCCCCATGATCCTCAGCAACATTAAAAATTTTCAACCGAATGCGCGCGGCGTTAAATTTGATCATGGGAGGCTGGAAGCAGAACAGAAGGAACAGGATCTCTTGAGCCGATTGGAGCAATTACCAGGTGGACAGCAAAAGGCCCAAAAGACAAAGAAGGTCATCAGCGTTTTGCGCAATTTCATCGGTTACCGGGAATATCCCAAGTATGCCTTTATCCAACGTTACTATATTTATAAGCAGGCACTGCTGAAGGAGGCAGTCAAGCTCGTGCAAAAGGGTGTTATCCGGGAGAAGGAGGATATTTACTATCTATCCTTTGAGGAACTCCGGGAGGTTGCTCGCACAAACAGATTGGATTACAGCGTCATAACTAAGAGAAAAGAGGAGTACGAGGTATATGAAAAACTGACGCCACCTCGGGTGATGACGTCTGAGGGCGAGGTCATATCCGGCGAATACAACACCGGCAATATCCCGCAGGGTGCCTTACCGGGTATACCTGTTTCAACAGGCATCATTGAGGGACGCGCACGGGTCGTTTTAAAAATGGCGGATGCCATCATAGAGGATGGTGATATTTTAGTCACCACATTCACTGACCCCAGTTGGACACCGCTGTTTGTATCTGTCAAAGGTTTGGTGACGGAAGTAGGCGGGCTTATGACCCATGGTGCTGTCATTGCGCGCGAATATGGCCTTCCCGCAGTCGTAAGCGTGGAAAACGCCACGAAGCTGATCAAAGACGGGCAGAGGATCCGGGTGAACGGGACAGAAGGATATGTAGAAAAGCTGTGA